A genomic stretch from Juglans microcarpa x Juglans regia isolate MS1-56 chromosome 3S, Jm3101_v1.0, whole genome shotgun sequence includes:
- the LOC121257515 gene encoding LOW QUALITY PROTEIN: pentatricopeptide repeat-containing protein At2g17033-like (The sequence of the model RefSeq protein was modified relative to this genomic sequence to represent the inferred CDS: inserted 2 bases in 2 codons) — MMIRLGGSCLKLPLQGNRHQLPPPPQILTPLSTKCTLTKQAHRFLSTLTSTALRDSSASAIDKLIRKFVESSPKSVALRVLSHLLSPRISQPHLSSHALPLYRRITEASWFNWNPKLVADLVALLDEQGRFDEWEMLISDAVSKLELRERELALFYCNLIESHSKQGSQRGFDASYARLIQLLHNSDSIYVKRRGYESMVSXLCTMDRPREAENMFEEMRVGGLKPSRFEFRCVLYGYGRLGLFEDMQRIVVQMKNEGVXLDTVCSNMILSAYGSHFELAEMALWLRKMKASSIPFTVRTYNSVLNSCSKVMAMLQDMDGLPLSIEELSSVLNGDEALVVKELVGSRSVLEEVMEWDSLEVKLDLHGMHLGSAYLITLQWVKEFRHRLKDGKHAIPGQVIVVCGSGRHSSVRGESPVKGLIRKMMARMKSPMRIDRKNVGCFVGKGKAVRDWLC, encoded by the exons atgatgataagATTAGGAGGCAGCTGTCTTAAATTGCCTCTGCAAGGTAACCGCCACCAACTACCGCCGCCGCCGCAAATACTGACTCCATTATCGACCAAATGCACACTAACCAAACAAGCTCACCGCTTCCTCTCCACCCTGACCTCCACCGCTTTGCGAGACTCATCTGCCTCCGCCATTGATAAGTTGATACGGAAGTTCGTGGAAAGTTCACCCAAATCCGTGGCTCTTCGCGTCCTCTCCCATCTACTCTCTCCTCGCATCTCCCAACCCCATCTCTCGTCTCACGCCCTTCCC TTGTACAGGAGAATCACTGAAGCTTCTTGGTTCAATTGGAATCCCAAGCTTGTGGCGGACCTCGTGGCCTTGCTTGATGAACAAGGACGCTTTGACGAATGGGAAATGCTGATTTCTGACGCCGTTTCGAAGTTAGAGCTACGAGAGCGAGAGCTCGCTCTTTTCTACTGCAACTTGATCGAGTCTCACTCCAAGCAAGGTTCACAGCGAGGTTTCGATGCTTCTTACGCTCGCCTAATTCAGCTTCTTCACAATTCTGACTCTATTTACGTAAAACGCCGAGGTTACGAATCGATGGTAA GTTTGTGCACAATGGATCGGCCTCGTGAAGCCGAGAACATGTTTGAAGAAATGCGCGTGGGGGGACTGAAACCATCACGATTTGAATTCAGGTGTGTGTTGTATGGGTATGGAAGGTTGGGGTTGTTTGAAGATATGCAGAGAATTGTGGTCCAAATGAAGAACGAAGGGG GATTGGACACGGTCTGTTCGAATATGATTCTGTCGGCGTATGGATCTCACTTCGAGCTGGCAGAAATGGCTTTGTGGCTTCGGAAAATGAAAGCTTCGAGCATTCCCTTCACTGTCCGGACGTACAACTCGGTCTTGAATTCGTGCTCAAAAGTCATGGCAATGCTACAAGACATGGATGGTTTACCGCTTTCGATTGAGGAGCTGagcagcgttctgaatggtgaCGAGGCTTTGGTGGTGAAAGAATTGGTTGGGTCGCGTTCGGTTTTGGAGGAGGTAATGGAGTGGGATTCTTTGGAGGTCAAGTTGGATTTGCATGGAATGCATTTGGGTTCGGCCTATTTGATAACATTGCAATGGGTGAAGGAGTTTCGCCACCGTTTGAAGGATGGAAAGCATGCAATTCCGGGGCAGGTTATTGTGGTGTGCGGGTCGGGAAGGCATAGCAGTGTTAGAGGTGAATCACCTGTGAAAGGTTTGATCAGGAAAATGATGGCTCGGATGAAGAGTCCGATGAGGATTGATCGGAAGAACGTTGGCTGTTTTGTTGGCAAGGGAAAAGCTGTGAGAGACTGGTTATGTTGA
- the LOC121257518 gene encoding DDB1- and CUL4-associated factor 8-like: MNKRARTNVDKAVVGVWQREVGQLSTRNFARRLGASEDLVRRLDIYRKLEKHRGCVNTVSFNADGGILVSGSDDKRVILWDWETGHVKLSFHSDHNNNVFQAKIMPYTDDRHIVTCAADGQVRLAQILEHGGVATTLLAKHHGRAHNLAIEPGSPHIFYTCGEDGFLQHFDLRTRAATKLFTCQPVDDRRDYMSAIPLNAIAIDPRNPNLFAVAGCDEYARLYDIRKYKSDGSTNYGEPANYFCPSDLIGDEHVGITGLAFSERSELLVSYNDEFIYLFTRDMGLGPNPLPASPGSSMCSNASQIEGDSQFTACPSAMDANDQSAPQVYKGHRNCETVKGVNFFGPNCDYVVSGSDCGRIFIWKKKGGELMRVMEADRRVVNCIECHPHTMVLASSGIESDIKLWTPKALERASVPTNIEEVMHGRINWFASGSGDDNNDGDYDDGDDLFYDNDISDYDDDDDDSDGEEEEDNINDESVEDGNDTAFEDDDSGGCKEC, encoded by the exons ATGAATAAGAGGGCGAGAACGAACGTCGACAAGGCAGTGGTCGGGGTTTGGCAGCGAGAGGTCGGCCAGCTTTCCACCAGGAACTTCGCGCGCCGTCTCGGTGCCTCCGAG GATCTTGTGCGCCGGCTTGATATCTACCGAAAGCTGGAAAAGCACAGAGGTTGTGTGAACACTGTAAGTTTCAATGCAGATGGTGGTATTCTGGTTTCGGGCTCTGATGACAAGCGGGTTATACTGTGGGATTGGGAAACTGGGCATGTCAAGCTTTCGTTTCATTCAGATCATAATAACAATGTTTTTCAAGCAAAAATCATGCCTTACACAGATGATCGACACATTGTCACCTGTGCTGCAGATGGACAG GTGAGACTTGCTCAGATTCTGGAACATGGAGGAGTGGCAACTACATTGCTCGCTAAACATCATGGACGAGCTCATAATCTGGCTATTGAGCCTGGGAGCCCTCACATATTTTATACCTGTGGTGAAGATGGGTTTTTGCAACAT TTTGATCTGAGAACTCGGGCTGCCACAAAACTTTTCACATGCCAACCAGTTGATGACAGGAGGGATTACATGTCAGCTATCCCTCTAAATGCTATTGCAATTGATCCAAGAAATCCAAATCTCTTTGCAGTTGCAGGTTGTGATGAGTATGCTCGACTCTATGATATCCGCAAGTATAAGTCAGATGGATCAACCAATTATGGTGAACCCGCAAATTACTTTTGCCCTTCAGACTTGATTGGTGATGAGCATGTTGGAATAACAGGCTTGGCCTTCTCAGAACGGAGTGAATTGCTTGTGTCATACAATGATGAGTTCATCTATCTTTTTACACGGGATATGGGATTGGGACCTAATCCACTTCCAGCCTCTCCAGGGTCGTCTATGTGCAGTAATGCGAGTCAAATAGAAGGTGATAGTCAATTCACAGCGTGTCCATCAGCTATGGATGCCAATGACCAAAGTGCTCCCCAAGTTTACAAGGGGCATAGGAATTGTGAGACGGTGAAAGGCGTGAACTTCTTTGGGCCTAATTGTGATTATGTAGTGAGTGGATCAGACTGTGGCCGGATATTCATATGGAAGAAAAAAGGTGGGGAGCTCATGCGTGTCATGGAAGCAGATAGGAGGGTTGTAAACTGTATTGAGTGTCATCCTCATACCATGGTGCTTGCAAGCAGTGGAATTGAAAGTGACATCAAACTATGGACTCCAAAGGCCCTTGAGAGAGCTTCTGTGCCTACAAACATCGAAGAG gttatgCATGGTCGAATCAATTGGTTTGCATCTGGTAGCGGTGACGACAACAATGACGGTGATTATGATGATGGCGATGATTTGTTCTATGACAATGACATTTCTGATTATGATGATGACGACGATGACAGTGATGGTGAGGAGGAAGAGGATAACATCAATGATGAAAGTGTTGAGGATGGCAATGACACTGCTTTTGAAGATGATGACTCTGGTGGTTGTAAGGAATGTTGA